TGTCCGTGGCGCTGGTGCTGGCGGCCTGCCTGGGAGTCACCAGATTATGCGATGCCCTGGGCTGGAGCAGGTTCCTGTTCCTCAAAAAGAAGATGTACTCCCCCCTCGCCCTTTCCGTTGAACCCGCCGCCCCCCTGACTTTCCCTTCATGACCCCGGACGCGTACACCCCCCTGTTCAGCATCATCATCCCGGTGTACCGGAATGAAAAGCAGCTTGCGGCCTGCCTGGACTCCGTCAGGAACCAGACCCTGGCGGACTGGGAATGCCTCTGCATTGACGACGGCTCTACGGACGGCAGCGGCGCGATTCTGGATGAATACGCCCGGAAGGACGCGCGCTTCCGCGTCATCCACAAGCGGAATGAAGGGGTGTCCGCGGCGCGCAACCTGGGGATAAGCCTGGCGCATGCCCCGCATCTGGCGTTTGTGGACGCGGACGACCGGCTCCTCCCGGAAACGCTCCAGGCCTGCCATGAAACGATGCGGGAGACCGCAGCGGACATGGTCGTCTTCGGCGCAAGCCTCGTTTCCTGCGCGGCGGAATGGACGGGCTTCATGTCCCCTTCCATCCGCTCCCTGCCTCCGGATTCCACGGCTGTTTTCCACGCGGGAACACCGTTTGTGGAAAACAACAACATTCCGGCCTGCTGGGCCAAGATATATAAAAAGGAAATTCTGGTTAAAAATAAAATTAAATTCCCGGAAAACGTCAAATTTGCGGAAGATCTTTATTTCACGGCTCAATGTTTCTGCCATTGCAGCTCCGTAACCGTCATCAACAAGCCTTTTTATCAATATTCCGCCGACGGGGAAACAGGGGTTACCAGCAATTTCTTCAACCGGAAAAGGCCTCTGGAGGATTACATGAACGCCCTTCGCGCCATCCTGGACTTGAGCAACTGCATTGACGGGCGTTCCCCGTACAGCAGCAACTATTTCCAGCGGAGCCGGAGCCTCCTGGTCCTGTTCAGGCTTTGCTATGCCAACTATAAACTTCTTGCGGATAGAATAAAAAGCCTTTACCCCGACCGGGAAAAGGCCATACGGAAAGAAGCTTTTTCCGCCTTAAAAAAATATGTGACGCTTGCCAACCTGCCGCGGATACTTTACTTTTCCCTCAAATCAAATTACGGGCACCTGCTCGGGAACCTGCTGGCCAACAAGAAATAAATTCCACATGAATGAAATCAAGACGGGGGCCTGCATTAATTACATATCCATCATCGTCAGGCTGGCGACGCAGTTCTTTCTGACCCCGTTTACCCTGTCCAGTCTGGGAGAAAATGAATACGGCATTTTCATGCTCAGCAATTCCGTGATTGCGTGGCTGTCCCTGACGGACTTCGGCCTGGGGGTGACCGTCAACAAATACATCGCCACCTATCACGCGAAAAAGGAGAACGACCGGGAGGCCCATTTCCTGGGACAGGCCATGATGCTGTTCTCCTTCCTGGGGCTGCTCACCTTCGCGGCGGGCATGATCTGCTATGTAAACCTGGGCGCCCTGTTCCCCAATCTGTCCGGGCCGGAGCTTGACACCCTGAAAATCCTGTACCTGCTGACGCTGGGCAACATCATCCTGGCCTTTCCCCTGCGGCCGCTGTCCTGCGTGCCTGGGTCCTACATGAAATTCATCGTTCCCGGGCTGGTCAGCCTGGGCCTCTCCCTCTTCAATACGCTTCTTACTGTTCTGCTTCTGGTGTGGGGGTACAAGGCGATCGCCCTCACCGTCCTGGGCGTGGGCATCGGCGTAGCCAGCCTGGCGTGGGGAACGTATTACACCATCCGCTGCCTGGGCGTGCGCATCATTTTCCGCAAGCCTGACTGGAAGCTGTACCGGGAGATGTTCACCTTTTCCTTCTGGATTCTGCTGAACCAGCTCATGGACCTGTTCTACTGGCGGGCGGGCACTCCCATCCTGGCAAGGACGGCGGGGGCCCAGGCGGTCACCCTGTTCACGCTGGGAATCTCGTTCTCCCAGTACTTCATGACGGCTTCCACCGCCATTTCCGGAGTCATTGCCCCCAAAATCATGCAGATGGTGGCCCTGGATTCCACCAAGGAGCAGCTCACCCGCATGATGATACGGGTGGGGCGCCTTCAACTGGCCCTGCTGAGCGTCATCCTGGTTTCCTTCATCAGCTGCGGCCACGACTTCCTGCACCTGTGGGTGGGGAAAACCATCGGGGACCAGACAGGCACGGTCTGGGTGGGGGCCGTCATCGTGCTGCTCCCCCTGCTGGTTCCGCTGACTCAAAACACGGGCCTCGCCATCCTCCAGGCCCTCAACATCCACAAGGGGAGGGCCATCATCCTCTTTTACTCCTCCCTGCTCTGCGTCATCCTGGGCTACTTCATCTCCCTGTACTACGGCACCATCGGAATGTTCATCGGCACCGCCATTTCCCTGTTCATCGGCCAGGTGCTGATGATCAACCGCTACTACGCCCGCACCGCCGGTCTGGACATGAGGCGCTTCTTCCGCCGCACCTACGGGCCCCTGCTGCTGCCCTCCGCCGTCATGATCCTGGCGGGGCTGGGAGCGGTTGCCCTGCTAACGCTGGACAACTGGTTCTCCTTCCTGGCCTTCGCCTTCTGCTACGGCCTCCTGGCCGTGGGAACCATCTGGTTCTTCTACCTCAACCGGGATGAACGGGACATGTTTCTCGGCCCCCTGCAAAAACTGATTCCTTCCCGCCATGATAAAAACTGACGCCCCGCCTGAGCTCTCCACCCTGTGCACGGGCTGCTCCGCCTGCGCCAACATCTGCCCCAGGGACGCTATTTCCATGAACTGGAGCCCCTCCGGCTTCTTAACGCCCGCGGTTAATCTGGAAGCGTGCGTCCACTGCGGCCTCTGCACCAAAACCTGCCCGGACCTGAATCCGCCCGCACGGCCCCCCCAGGCGTTTGACGAGCCCAGGGCATACGCGGCCTGGGCGCTGGACGAGGCCGTGCGCCTGAACTCCTCCAGCGGAGGCGTATTCACCATCCTGGCCCGGCATATTCTTGCACAGGGAGGCGTGGTCTACGGCGTGGCGTGGAACACGGACGGGGAACTTTCCGTCCGCCATGTGCGCCTGGACTCCCTGCCGGAGCTCAAGCTCCTGAACGGCAGCAAATACCTTCAGGCGGACCCCGGCCACGCCTACCGGGACATCAAGAAGGACCTGAAAGAGGGAAAAACGGTCCTGTTTTCCGGCACGCCCTGCCAGGCGGCGGCCCTGAGAGCCTATCTGAAAAAGCCCTGGGACAGCCTCTTCATCATTGACATCGCCTGCCACGGCGTACCCTCCAAAAACCTTTTTGACGCGTACCGACAGGATTACGAACGGAGCACGGACCGGCAGATAAGCTGCATCAACTTCCGGGACAAAACCCACGGATGGAACCACTACTCCGTGATGAAATTCCACCGGGACGGCTCCGGTTCCGGCGCGCGCATTTATACGGAAGACCTTTTCATGCAGGCGTACCTGTCAGACATCTGCCTGGGGGAAGCATGCTACAACTGCCCGCATGCTTCCGGCCCCCGCACCAGTGACCTGACCCTGGCCGACTTCTGGGGCGCGGGATACTTCCATCCCAAGTGGGATGACTCCAGGGGAATCTCCCTGGTTCTGGCAAACACCTCCCGCGGGGAAGAACTTTTAAACCAATGCGGGAAGGAGCTCTTTCTGCACCGGGAGAACTGGCAGGCCGTCAAACACACCAACAGGGGCATCCGGCGGCAGCCTGCCTTCCCCTCCCGGCTGGCGCGCCGGAACTTCCTCCGGGACCTCCGGCAGAAACCCTTCACGGAAGCGGTGGCGCAGCACACGGCCCGCTTCAAACCCCGGGCGGAGGTGGGCCTGCTGGGCGTCTGGATGACGTGCAACTATGGAGCCGTGCTCACCTCCTTCGCCCTTTACCGGCTGCTGGAGCAAATGGGAAAAAGCGTTTCCCTGATTGATTTTTCCTTCACGGAGCGGCAGAAAGACCCTGCGACGGTATTCAGAAAATTCCTGGTCCGGGAGCGCATTTCCACAACGCCGCTGCACTCCCTGGACTACGCCTACCACTTAAACGACCAGTTTGACACGTTCATGGTAGGCTCCGACCAGGTGTGGAACCAGGGTTTCATGGGGCACTTCTTCTTCCTGGACTTCGCCAGGGGGGAGAAACGGAAAATCGCCTACGGGCCGTCCATGGGGCAGTTGACGGAACCTTCCGGGAAATATCTTAAAAAAACGGCCATGCTGCTCAAACGGTTCGATGCCGTTTCCGTCCGGGAAAAACCGATGGTGGAGCACCTCAAGCGGCACTATGGGCGTGAAAGCGCCTGGGTGATGGACCCCGTCTTCCTGCTGGGTAGGGAACGCTGGGAGGAGCTGGCACGGCAGGCGCCTCCGGCGGCCAAAGGCCGCATCGTCTCCTACATCCTGGACCCGGCGGCGGAAAAAAGGAAGCTCCTGCTGGACGCCTCCTCCAAACTCGGGCTCCCCCTGCTGAACATGGTGGACATCCAGAAAAAGGAGGTGGACAACCTCGGCAGGCTGAACCTGCCCAATACCATGAAGGAAGCCACGTTATATGAATGGCTCGGCAACATCCTCCACTGCGAGTTTTTCATTACGGACTCCTTCCACGGCGTCTGCTTCGCCCTGATCTTCAACAAGCCGTTCTTGTGCATCAACAATCCCATGCGCGGCTCCGGGCGCTTCCACTCCCTGCTGAACCTTCTCCGGCTTCAGGACCGCATGCTGCCCGAAGACGCGGAAGCCCTGCCGGAGAACGTCCCGCTCACGATGGACTACGCTCCCGTCAATGAACTGCTGGAACAGAAAATCTCGCAATCCCGGGAATGGCTTCAGCAGGCGTTCTCCGGGGAAAGGGATGCCACCCTGGAAGAATACAGCCGCCTGACGGAGAAAAAACTGACCAGGAGACCGCCGTCCCGGTGGGGGCGGCTCAGGAAAAAAGGAAGAAAACTCCTGGCACGGGCGTACCACCGCATCCGCAGATCATGACGCCCGGACGGTTCCCTACCTTCCGCCCTTCATTAACTTCAACCCTCTGCCAACTCAATATCCGGCTCATGCCGCAGAAAAACTCCCTTCCCATGGAAATCCCTAAAAAACGTGTCGCATGGATTGACGTGTCGCGGGTGCTTGCAGCGCTCCTGATCATGTACGTGCACCTGTCCTCCCCCTTGCTCAAGACAACGGGCATCCACCTCTTCTACAACGGCAGGGTTCCCTTCTTCCTGGTGCTGGCCGGCTACTTTCTGGCAAGAAACATCACCTGGAACAAGGCAGTTGACCGGGCTTTATGGCTGTTCATCCCGTACATGATCTGGAACGTGCTGTACCTGTTCCTTCTCTCCTTCCCTGCCGGCAGCTCCTTCCAGCTTGCGGACCTGGCCGGCATCCGGGACGTCTTCCTGCCGGGCATGGACCTCTTCTCCTTTGGGAGCGAGTCCCCCGACGTTCCCCCCATCGGCCCCTCCTGGTTTCTGCGGGACATCATCATTCTTACCCTGCTGACGCCGCTGCTGGCCCGCATTAAAATACTGCTGCTGCCCGCGCTGCTCCTCTTTTTCTCCTTCTGCAACATGGCTCCCGATCCCCTGGTGACGCTCTCCGTGGGGTCCTGCGCCTTCTACCTGCTGGGCGTCGTGCTCAGTTCCCGCCGGATTGACGACATCCATCTGGTGCTGAACAAAAAATTCGGCGTCGTCTTCTGCGTGAGCATTCTCGTTTCCTCCGCGATGGTTCTGCTGCACTCCGCCGGAATCCTTTCCCTGTGGACGGAAACGGTCGCGGGCATGCTGCTGGGAGTCATGCTGATTATGTACGCAGGCATCTGGATGGAAAAGCGTCTGCCCGGCGTTGCCGCCAGAATAGCCCTGCTGGCTCCCGCCTGTTTTCTGACCTTCATGCTGCACCTGCCCATTTACGAATGCCTTCCTTACTCCATGAAATTTGGTGCCTTCTCCCTGTTCACCCCGCTGCTGGCATTCACGGCTATTGTGCTGTTCTATTTTGCCTTGAAACGTTTCACCCCTTTCCTGCTGCCGTATCTGGCCCATGTTAAACGGCCGTCAGGAAAGCCGTCGGCTTAAAGGGCAAAGACCCATTAAAGACATCCGCCCCGTCCACCGGGAAAGGATACCCGGTCACAGCCGGAGAAATGCCGCCCAAGCCACATGGGGGAAGCTTCCGCCAGTTTCTGCCTGGGATAAAACACATTCCTTACGCAGAAAAAGAATGTGCCCTCATCCCTTCGGCTGCATGCATCTCCATGAATTGATGAGCTGTCCGTCCATGTCCCTCCGGGACCGCCTTGTTATCTTCCATGGCCGCCTGTCCCGGATGCATTCGCCAAGTTCCGGCCCCTGCAAATGCGGCAGGGCAGAATTTAAGAAAGGGCAAGGAAACTTTAATTCAAACAATAAGATTCCGGAGAATGGAGAATGTCCCTAACGGAATCAACAAGGATTACGGGCCGCGGCAAGAACGCCGCCGATGATTTTTTATTCATTTCTG
The genomic region above belongs to Akkermansia massiliensis and contains:
- a CDS encoding glycosyltransferase family 2 protein translates to MTPDAYTPLFSIIIPVYRNEKQLAACLDSVRNQTLADWECLCIDDGSTDGSGAILDEYARKDARFRVIHKRNEGVSAARNLGISLAHAPHLAFVDADDRLLPETLQACHETMRETAADMVVFGASLVSCAAEWTGFMSPSIRSLPPDSTAVFHAGTPFVENNNIPACWAKIYKKEILVKNKIKFPENVKFAEDLYFTAQCFCHCSSVTVINKPFYQYSADGETGVTSNFFNRKRPLEDYMNALRAILDLSNCIDGRSPYSSNYFQRSRSLLVLFRLCYANYKLLADRIKSLYPDREKAIRKEAFSALKKYVTLANLPRILYFSLKSNYGHLLGNLLANKK
- a CDS encoding oligosaccharide flippase family protein is translated as MNEIKTGACINYISIIVRLATQFFLTPFTLSSLGENEYGIFMLSNSVIAWLSLTDFGLGVTVNKYIATYHAKKENDREAHFLGQAMMLFSFLGLLTFAAGMICYVNLGALFPNLSGPELDTLKILYLLTLGNIILAFPLRPLSCVPGSYMKFIVPGLVSLGLSLFNTLLTVLLLVWGYKAIALTVLGVGIGVASLAWGTYYTIRCLGVRIIFRKPDWKLYREMFTFSFWILLNQLMDLFYWRAGTPILARTAGAQAVTLFTLGISFSQYFMTASTAISGVIAPKIMQMVALDSTKEQLTRMMIRVGRLQLALLSVILVSFISCGHDFLHLWVGKTIGDQTGTVWVGAVIVLLPLLVPLTQNTGLAILQALNIHKGRAIILFYSSLLCVILGYFISLYYGTIGMFIGTAISLFIGQVLMINRYYARTAGLDMRRFFRRTYGPLLLPSAVMILAGLGAVALLTLDNWFSFLAFAFCYGLLAVGTIWFFYLNRDERDMFLGPLQKLIPSRHDKN
- a CDS encoding polysaccharide pyruvyl transferase family protein; the encoded protein is MIKTDAPPELSTLCTGCSACANICPRDAISMNWSPSGFLTPAVNLEACVHCGLCTKTCPDLNPPARPPQAFDEPRAYAAWALDEAVRLNSSSGGVFTILARHILAQGGVVYGVAWNTDGELSVRHVRLDSLPELKLLNGSKYLQADPGHAYRDIKKDLKEGKTVLFSGTPCQAAALRAYLKKPWDSLFIIDIACHGVPSKNLFDAYRQDYERSTDRQISCINFRDKTHGWNHYSVMKFHRDGSGSGARIYTEDLFMQAYLSDICLGEACYNCPHASGPRTSDLTLADFWGAGYFHPKWDDSRGISLVLANTSRGEELLNQCGKELFLHRENWQAVKHTNRGIRRQPAFPSRLARRNFLRDLRQKPFTEAVAQHTARFKPRAEVGLLGVWMTCNYGAVLTSFALYRLLEQMGKSVSLIDFSFTERQKDPATVFRKFLVRERISTTPLHSLDYAYHLNDQFDTFMVGSDQVWNQGFMGHFFFLDFARGEKRKIAYGPSMGQLTEPSGKYLKKTAMLLKRFDAVSVREKPMVEHLKRHYGRESAWVMDPVFLLGRERWEELARQAPPAAKGRIVSYILDPAAEKRKLLLDASSKLGLPLLNMVDIQKKEVDNLGRLNLPNTMKEATLYEWLGNILHCEFFITDSFHGVCFALIFNKPFLCINNPMRGSGRFHSLLNLLRLQDRMLPEDAEALPENVPLTMDYAPVNELLEQKISQSREWLQQAFSGERDATLEEYSRLTEKKLTRRPPSRWGRLRKKGRKLLARAYHRIRRS
- a CDS encoding acyltransferase family protein, producing the protein MPQKNSLPMEIPKKRVAWIDVSRVLAALLIMYVHLSSPLLKTTGIHLFYNGRVPFFLVLAGYFLARNITWNKAVDRALWLFIPYMIWNVLYLFLLSFPAGSSFQLADLAGIRDVFLPGMDLFSFGSESPDVPPIGPSWFLRDIIILTLLTPLLARIKILLLPALLLFFSFCNMAPDPLVTLSVGSCAFYLLGVVLSSRRIDDIHLVLNKKFGVVFCVSILVSSAMVLLHSAGILSLWTETVAGMLLGVMLIMYAGIWMEKRLPGVAARIALLAPACFLTFMLHLPIYECLPYSMKFGAFSLFTPLLAFTAIVLFYFALKRFTPFLLPYLAHVKRPSGKPSA